Proteins encoded in a region of the Ziziphus jujuba cultivar Dongzao chromosome 3, ASM3175591v1 genome:
- the LOC107433816 gene encoding uncharacterized protein LOC107433816 — protein MSHLWLRFRALLSRNKVAALIPNRTIERLKRSYSTGNHCDIITAKYGSLFNAGFLNGIRNPSLGSFIFHRFAAWTSSREFCTVSNYELPESECCDDHDDDDKVSHVGISSVNSENDTETGKDRGMCQEAVDFTKINKNLLPTVVLVGRPNVGKSALFNRLIRRREALVYNTPDDHVTRDVREGIAKLGDLRFRVLDSAGLETAACSGSILDRTAGMTANVLNRSQIAIFLIDARDGLHPVDMEVGKWLRRHAPNIKRIVAMNKSESHFDGSDSLVSAAAEAYKLGFGDPIAISAETGLGMQDLYGALRPMLEDYVHQVLKDEASEDNIVSQDSNSFEAEESKLPLQLAIVGRPNVGKSTLLNTLLQEDRVLVGPEAGLTRDSVRAEFEFEGRTIYLVDTAGWLQRTKQEKGPASLSIVQSRKSLMRAQVVALVLDAEEIAKAQRTMTHAEVVIARRAVEEGRGLVVIVNKMDLLRGKQNSTFYDRVMEAVPEEIQTVIPQVTGIPVVFISALEGRGRLAVMHQVIDTYEKWCLRLSTARLNRWLRKVMSRHSWKDQAAQPKVKYFTQVKSRPPTFVAFVSGKTQLSDTDIRFLTKSLKEDFDLGGIPIRIMQRSAVRNNAGGGTNKSIQYSGKIAERNSSDKRIVSSSI, from the exons ATGTCTCACTTATGGCTTCGGTTTCGAGCTCTTTTGTCCAGGAACAAGGTTGCTGCTTTAATCCCCAATAGAACCATAGAGAGGTTGAAACGCTCTTATTCAACAGGAAATCATTGTGATATCATCACTGCTAAATATG GATCATTGTTTAATGCTGGGTTTTTGAATGGTATTAGAAATCCATCTTTGGGTTCATTCATCTTCCACCGTTTTGCTGCTTGGACCAGTAGTAGAGAATTTTGTACTGTATCCAATTATGAATTGCCTGAATCTGAATGTTGCGATGATCATGATGACGATGATAAAGTTAGTCATGTTGGGATTTCCTCTGTCAATTCTGAAAATGATACTGAAACGGGGAAAGATAGAGGCATGTGCCAAGAAGCGGTGGACTTCaccaaaattaataagaatCTGCTTCCAACTGTCGTTCTTGTTGGGCGGCCAAATGTGGGCAAGTCAGCATTGTTTAACCG TTTGATTCGGAGGAGGGAGGCTCTTGTCTACAACACACCAGATGATCATGTTACTCGGGATGTACGAGAAGGCATAGCTAAACTAGGTGATTTAAGATTTAGAGTATTGGACTCGGCTGGCTTAGAAACAGCAGCATGTTCGGGTTCTATTCTAGACAGAACTGCAGGAATGACAGCTAATGTGCTGAATAGGTCTCAGATTGCTATATTCCTAATAGATGCAAG AGATGGACTGCACCCCGTTGATATGGAGGTTGGAAAGTGGTTGCGCCGACATGCACCTAATATTAAACGTATAGTTGCGATGAACAAGTCTGAATCACATTTTGATGGTAGTGACTCTCTTGTGTCAGCAGCTGCTGAGGCTTACAAATTAGGATTTGGGGACCCCATCGCTATATCAGCTGAAACTGGACTGGGTATGCAAGATCTTTATGGGGCACTTAGGCCTATGCTTGAGGATTATGTGCACCAAGTCTTAAAAG ATGAAGCTAGTGAAGATAATATTGTCAGTCAAGATAGCAATTCATTTGAGGCTGAGGAAAGTAAGTTGCCATTACAATTGGCAATTGTTGGACGACCTAATGTTGGGAAGTCGACCTTGCTAAATACGTTGTTACAAGAAGATCGTGTTCTGGTAGGTCCAGAAGCTGGTTTGACAAGAGATTCAGTTAGAGCTGAGTTTGAATTTGAAGGGAGAACTATATATCTG GTTGATACTGCAGGTTGGTTGCAGAGGACAAAACAGGAGAAAGGACCAGCATCCTTGAGTATTGTGCAATCAAGAAAGAGTCTTATGAGAGCACAAGTAGTTGCTTTGGTCCTTGATGCAGAAGAG ATTGCAAAAGCTCAAAGAACTATGACACATGCTGAAGTAGTTATAGCAAGACGAGCAGTTGAGGAAGGACGTGGTTTGGTTGTGATTGTTAACAAGATGGATCTTTTAAGaggaaaacaaaattctacattcTATGACAGAGTTATGGAAGCAGTTCCGGAAGAAATTCAAACTGTTATACCCCAG GTGACAGGAATACCAGTTGTTTTTATATCAGCACTGGAGGGAAGGGGTCGGTTAGCTGTCATGCACCAGGTGATTGATACATATGAGAAATGGTGTTTAAGATTGTCCACAGCTCGTCTCAATCGCTGGCTGCGCAAG GTTATGAGCAGGCATTCTTGGAAAGATCAAGCTGCACAACCAAAGGTCAAGTACTTCACACAGGTGAAGTCCCGGCCACCAACATTTGTTGCCTTCGTGAGTGGGAAGACACAGCTCTCTGATACAGATATCAGATTTTTAACAAAGTCTTTGAAGGAAGACTTCGACTTGGGTGGAATTCCAATCAGAATCATGCAGAGAAGTGCTGTAAGAAACAATGCGGGCGGTGGCACTAACAAGAGCATCCAATATTCTGGCAAAATAGCTGAAAGGAACTCCTCTGACAAGAGAATAGTTTCATCATCTATTTAG
- the LOC107433815 gene encoding dihydroorotate dehydrogenase (quinone), mitochondrial — protein sequence MASGASRRLLKDFLRRRPVSNPVAFTRHCSSTSETFQTAPKIPHFSKKGRLLTGATIGLAIAGGAYVSTVDEATFCGWLFSATKLVNPFFALLDAEVAHKLAVSAAARGWVPREKRLDPSILGLEVWGRKFSNPIGLAAGFDKNAEAVDGLLALGFGFVEVGSVTPIPQEGNPKPRIFRLRQEGAIINRCGFNSEGIVAVAKRLGAQHGKRKLDETSSTSPSSSDEVRHGGKAGPGILGVNLGKNKTSEDAAADYVQGVHTLSQYADYLVINVSSPNTPGLRMLQGRKQLKDLVKKVQAARDEMQWGEEGPPPLLVKIAPDLSKEDLEDIAAVALALRLDGLIISNTTVSRPDSVSRNPVAAETGGLSGKPLFNASTNLLKEMYILTRGKIPLIGCGGISSGEDAYQKIRAGATLVQLYTAFAYGGPALIPQIKAELAECLEKDGFKSILEAVGADCR from the exons ATGGCTTCCGGTGCTTCGAGGAGATTGTTGAAGGATTTTTTGCGAAGAAGGCCGGTTTCGAATCCTGTTGCATTTACTAGGCATTGCTCTTCTACGTCGGAAACTTTTCAGACTGCTCCGAAGATCCCTCATTTTTCCAAGAAA GGGAGGTTGCTTACAGGAGCAACCATAGGCCTAGCTATAGCCGGAGGAGCTTATGTCAGTACTGTGGATGAAGCAACTTTCTG TGGCTGGCTATTCTCTGCAACAAAACTTGTGAATCCATTTTTTGCCCTTCTGGATGCAGAAGTTGCTCATAAACTAGCTGTTTCAGCTGCAGCTCGTGGTTGGGTTCCAAGGGAGAAGAGGCTTGATCCATCAATTCTAGGGTTAGAAGTTTGGGGAAGAAAATTCTCCAATCCAATAGGGCTTGCCGCTGGATTTGATAAAAATGCTGAGGCTGTTGACGGCTTACTTGCTTTAGGCTTTGGCTTTGTAGAGGTTGGTTCTGTAACCCCTATTCCTCAAGAGGGTAACCCTAAGCCTCGAATCTTCAGATTGCGTCAGGAGGG GGCTATCATCAATCGCTGTGGTTTCAACAGTGAAGGAATTGTTGCTGTTGCAAAGCGGTTGGGTGCTCAGCATGGTAAAAGGAAGTTAGATGAAACATCAAGCACTTCACCTTCATCCAGTGATGAAGTCAGACATGGAGGCAAAGCTGGGCCTGGCATTTTGGGTGTCAATCTTGGAAAGAATAAGACGAGTGAAGATGCTGCTGCAGATTATGTTCAAGGAGTTCATACATTGTCCCAGTATGCcgattatttg GTGATTAATGTTTCATCGCCAAACACACCAGGGTTACGCATGCTTCAAGGAAGAAAGCAGTTAAAGGACCTTGTTAAGAAG GTTCAAGCTGCTCGTGATGAGATGCAATGGGGTGAGGAGGGTCCACCTCCATTGCTTGTGAAAATTGCTCCAGACTTGTCTAAAGAGGACCTTGAAGATATTGCAGCA GTTGCCCTTGCCCTTCGCCTGGATGGATTG ATAATATCAAACACGACCGTTTCAAGACCAGATTCTGTAAGCAGAAACCCGGTGGCTGCAGAAACTGGTGGATTAAGTGGAAAGCCTCTCTTTAATGCCTCTACCAATCTCTTGAAGGAGATGTACATTTTGACGAGG GGAAAGATTCCTTTGATTGGTTGTGGGGGCATTAGCAG TGGTGAGGATGCATACCAAAAAATAAGAGCGGGAGCAACTCTTGTTCAACTGTACACAGCATTTGCCTATGGAGGACCTGCCCTCATTCCCCAGATTAAG GCTGAATTGGCCGAGTGCTTGGAAAAGGATGGTTTCAAGTCCATTCTTGAAGCAGTCGGTGCAGATTGCAGATGA